A genome region from Microbacterium profundi includes the following:
- a CDS encoding iron-siderophore ABC transporter substrate-binding protein, which yields MRISRLLGLGAAVVMAAGLAACAAPATSDSSDSDSLIGTNPASADAFPVTVTHAFGETTISEKPDRIATVNWANHEVPLALGVVPVGMSKVAWGDDDDNGVLPWVEDKLDELGIDVSLMGDKDAEKAGEVPVLFDEADGIDFEAVADTNPDVILASYSGLTQEDYDTLSKIAPVVAYPEVAWGTSVQDMITMNSEAIGLADEGQALIEDLDAQTQAALDARPALKDAKLLFSYIDPNDLSQVGYYTRIDTRPGFLLELGLPEPQVVADNADSTDFYLMVSAEEVEKFDDVDVFITYGDESIIPVLQADPLLGKIPAIAAGNIAILPDASPMANSANPSPLSIPWGIDDYFAILEAPLLDE from the coding sequence GTGCGCATCTCTCGTCTTCTCGGCCTCGGCGCCGCCGTGGTCATGGCAGCAGGCCTCGCCGCCTGCGCGGCCCCCGCCACCTCCGACAGCTCGGACTCCGACTCCCTGATCGGCACCAACCCGGCATCCGCCGACGCGTTCCCGGTCACTGTCACGCACGCGTTCGGTGAGACGACGATCAGCGAGAAGCCCGATCGCATCGCGACCGTCAACTGGGCCAACCACGAGGTACCTCTTGCCCTCGGTGTCGTGCCGGTCGGCATGAGCAAGGTCGCCTGGGGCGACGACGACGACAACGGCGTTCTGCCGTGGGTCGAGGACAAGCTCGACGAGCTCGGCATCGACGTGTCGCTGATGGGCGACAAGGATGCCGAGAAGGCGGGTGAGGTGCCGGTGCTGTTCGACGAGGCCGACGGCATCGACTTCGAAGCCGTCGCCGACACGAACCCCGACGTGATCCTCGCCTCGTACTCCGGCCTCACGCAGGAGGACTACGACACCCTCTCCAAGATCGCTCCTGTCGTCGCGTACCCCGAGGTCGCATGGGGCACCTCGGTGCAGGACATGATCACCATGAACTCCGAGGCGATCGGACTCGCCGACGAGGGCCAGGCACTGATCGAGGATCTGGATGCCCAGACGCAGGCGGCACTCGACGCGCGCCCCGCGCTGAAGGACGCGAAGCTGCTCTTCAGCTACATCGACCCGAACGACCTCAGCCAGGTCGGCTACTACACGCGCATCGACACCCGTCCCGGCTTCCTGCTCGAACTCGGTCTGCCAGAGCCGCAGGTCGTCGCCGACAACGCCGACAGCACCGACTTCTACCTGATGGTCAGCGCAGAAGAGGTCGAGAAGTTCGACGACGTCGACGTCTTCATCACCTACGGCGACGAGTCGATCATCCCGGTGCTGCAGGCCGACCCGCTGCTGGGCAAGATCCCCGCGATCGCCGCCGGCAACATCGCCATCCTCCCCGACGCATCCCCGATGGCGAACTCCGCCAACCCGTCGCCGCTCTCTATCCCGTGGGGCATCGACGAC
- a CDS encoding FUSC family protein: MGMTSAVRSAKRAPLLQVVKSAVATIGAWLIAGWLVPGPLPVFAAIAALLVVLPSVNQSFAKAIERSLGVIVGVVIATGLSLLLGPQSWVVLLAIVVAMLVAWVFRATPGMGNQVAISAMLVLALGSSSPQYALDRIIETLIGVAIGIIVNALIVPPVLTAPARRDLGLLGAEIAASLDRLASALPTAQTPAQLQGLMVEARLLRPMRDAAEASITAGEESLTLNPRRAQRGDLAEMRALLDRLSPIVTQVIGMTRAYFDHYDDALAEEPTVHAIAEQLRRAGHDVRLAVQVADVAPEPSSETSAIPALTAPLRVKPPASGHWILIGSLMEDLRRIRDELVGEE, translated from the coding sequence ATGGGGATGACATCGGCTGTGCGCAGCGCGAAACGCGCTCCTCTGCTGCAGGTCGTGAAGTCGGCAGTGGCCACGATCGGCGCCTGGCTCATCGCGGGATGGCTGGTGCCCGGTCCATTGCCGGTGTTCGCCGCGATCGCCGCTCTGCTCGTGGTGCTGCCGAGTGTGAACCAGTCGTTCGCCAAGGCGATCGAACGCAGCCTCGGCGTGATCGTCGGCGTCGTGATCGCCACCGGGCTGAGCCTGCTGCTCGGGCCGCAGAGCTGGGTGGTCCTGCTCGCGATCGTCGTCGCGATGCTGGTGGCATGGGTCTTCCGCGCCACCCCAGGCATGGGAAACCAGGTCGCGATCTCGGCGATGCTCGTCCTCGCGCTCGGATCGTCCAGCCCGCAGTACGCCCTGGACCGCATCATCGAGACTCTGATCGGCGTCGCGATCGGCATCATCGTCAACGCCCTGATCGTGCCGCCGGTGCTCACCGCACCAGCGCGGCGCGACCTCGGGCTGCTCGGCGCGGAGATCGCCGCGAGTCTCGACCGGCTGGCCTCGGCGCTGCCCACTGCGCAGACGCCTGCGCAACTTCAGGGGCTGATGGTGGAAGCGCGACTGCTGCGACCGATGCGCGATGCCGCCGAAGCATCCATCACCGCAGGTGAGGAATCGCTCACGCTCAATCCGCGCCGTGCGCAGCGCGGCGACCTCGCCGAGATGCGCGCACTTCTGGACAGGCTCTCCCCGATCGTCACGCAGGTGATCGGCATGACGCGGGCGTACTTCGACCACTACGACGACGCCCTCGCCGAGGAACCGACGGTGCATGCGATCGCCGAGCAGCTTCGCCGTGCGGGTCATGATGTGCGCCTCGCGGTGCAGGTCGCCGACGTCGCGCCTGAGCCGTCGTCAGAGACCTCGGCCATCCCGGCGCTGACCGCTCCGCTGCGGGTGAAGCCACCGGCATCCGGTCATTGGATCCTGATCGGATCGCTCATGGAAGACCTGCGCCGCATCCGCGACGAGCTCGTCGGCGAGGAGTGA
- a CDS encoding FitA-like ribbon-helix-helix domain-containing protein, producing MPNVLIRDLPPEVHAVLAQRAEHNGQSLQQYLTQELTRLARKRDNAELTAAISARGDRISLSAEEIMEAIRRGRSE from the coding sequence ATGCCCAACGTTCTGATCCGTGATCTTCCGCCCGAGGTGCACGCCGTGCTGGCGCAACGCGCTGAGCACAACGGCCAGTCATTGCAGCAGTATCTGACGCAAGAGCTGACTCGGCTGGCGCGCAAAAGGGACAATGCAGAGTTGACTGCCGCAATCAGCGCGCGCGGCGATCGCATTTCTCTCAGCGCAGAAGAGATTATGGAAGCCATCCGACGTGGACGATCGGAATGA
- a CDS encoding type II toxin-antitoxin system VapC family toxin: protein MMIVVDASIVLDHLLGDLDAAVSTRIDGADLAAPDLLDVEVASALRGLWLGHKVTEERVHTTIDDLARFEADRFASSMLIPRAMQLRENLTVYDATYVALAEVLECALLTRDRRIAAAPGIRCPVQVI from the coding sequence ATGATGATCGTCGTCGACGCGTCCATTGTTCTGGACCATTTACTCGGCGACCTTGATGCCGCCGTGTCCACACGCATCGACGGCGCCGACCTGGCTGCTCCCGATCTGCTCGACGTCGAGGTCGCATCAGCGCTGCGAGGACTATGGCTGGGGCACAAAGTCACCGAAGAGCGTGTGCATACGACGATCGACGACCTCGCGCGGTTCGAAGCCGATCGGTTCGCCTCGAGCATGCTGATCCCGCGAGCTATGCAACTTCGCGAGAACCTGACGGTGTACGACGCGACGTATGTCGCTCTCGCCGAGGTGCTCGAGTGTGCGCTCCTCACCCGCGACCGCCGCATTGCTGCAGCACCAGGTATCCGTTGCCCCGTGCAAGTGATCTGA
- a CDS encoding DNA alkylation repair protein, translating to MSDTITVPDVLTQLAALEDPKMRAANEKRGDDHGINLSKLRALAKKVKTNHALAKELWETGETAPRLLALLICKPKEFTADELDAMLRETRAPKVNDWFVNYIAKKSPLAEEMRQRWFDDADPTVAAAAWSLTSERVAKNPEGLDLEDLLDRIERDMKDAPARPQWSMNETLAQIGIYHPHLRARALEIGERLQVLADYPTAPGCTSPFAPIWIGEIVQRREG from the coding sequence ATGTCCGACACGATCACCGTCCCCGACGTCCTCACACAGCTCGCCGCTCTCGAGGATCCGAAGATGCGCGCCGCGAATGAGAAGCGCGGCGACGATCACGGCATCAACCTCTCAAAGCTGCGTGCGCTCGCCAAGAAGGTCAAGACGAACCACGCTCTGGCGAAAGAGCTCTGGGAGACCGGCGAGACCGCACCGCGTCTGCTCGCCCTGCTGATCTGCAAACCGAAGGAGTTCACGGCCGACGAGCTCGATGCAATGCTTCGTGAGACGCGGGCACCGAAGGTCAACGACTGGTTCGTGAACTACATCGCCAAGAAGTCGCCGCTCGCCGAAGAGATGCGACAGCGGTGGTTCGACGACGCCGATCCGACGGTCGCTGCGGCGGCATGGTCACTGACCAGCGAGCGCGTGGCGAAGAACCCGGAGGGGCTCGATCTCGAGGATCTGCTGGACCGCATCGAACGCGACATGAAGGATGCGCCGGCACGGCCGCAGTGGTCGATGAACGAGACGCTCGCGCAGATCGGCATCTACCACCCGCACCTGCGCGCCCGCGCTCTGGAGATCGGCGAACGGCTGCAGGTGCTGGCCGACTACCCCACCGCCCCGGGCTGCACTTCTCCCTTCGCTCCCATCTGGATCGGTGAGATCGTCCAGCGCCGCGAGGGCTGA
- the deoD gene encoding purine-nucleoside phosphorylase, whose translation MSTHIAAEPGQIAPIVLFPGDPLRAKWIAENFLDDATLYSETRGMLGFTGTWEGHRVSVQGSGMGQPSMAIYATELFTEYDVQTIVRVGSCGALAEHLSVRDIIIANGACTDSGINRVRFSGLDYAPVADFALLRAAVEASETMSLDAAVHVGLLFSSDQFYSTRPELTEPFVAHGALGVEMETSGLYTLAASYGRRALSICTVSDHIVTGEETTAQEREQTFGDMIEIALRAATA comes from the coding sequence ATGAGCACGCACATCGCCGCCGAGCCCGGTCAGATCGCCCCCATCGTCCTGTTCCCGGGTGACCCGTTGCGGGCGAAGTGGATAGCCGAGAACTTCCTCGATGACGCAACGCTGTATTCGGAGACGCGCGGGATGCTGGGATTCACCGGCACCTGGGAGGGGCACCGTGTCTCCGTGCAGGGCTCGGGCATGGGGCAGCCGTCGATGGCGATCTACGCCACCGAATTGTTCACGGAGTACGACGTGCAGACGATCGTGCGGGTCGGATCATGCGGAGCACTGGCCGAGCATCTCTCGGTGCGAGACATCATCATCGCGAACGGCGCGTGCACCGATTCCGGCATCAATCGCGTGCGCTTCAGTGGACTCGACTACGCACCCGTCGCCGATTTCGCACTCCTGCGCGCGGCGGTCGAGGCGAGTGAGACCATGTCGCTGGATGCCGCCGTGCACGTCGGGCTGCTGTTCTCGAGCGACCAGTTCTACAGCACGCGGCCGGAGCTGACCGAGCCGTTCGTCGCCCACGGCGCCCTGGGCGTCGAGATGGAGACGAGCGGGCTCTACACCTTGGCTGCCTCCTACGGCCGTCGCGCCTTGAGCATCTGCACCGTCTCCGACCACATCGTCACCGGCGAGGAGACCACGGCCCAGGAGCGCGAGCAGACCTTCGGAGACATGATCGAGATCGCTCTGCGCGCGGCGACTGCCTGA
- a CDS encoding DEAD/DEAH box helicase has translation MTSSARLDPTSLRDASGAVDPDAVYTAFVEWAEATGIRLYPAQDEAVIEIVSGQNLILSTPTGTGKSLVAVGAHFAALVEGRRSYYTAPIKALVSEKFFALVDTFGPENVGMITGDSSVNADAPIICCTAEILANLALRQGPSADVGQVVMDEFHFYADPDRGWAWQVPLLTLPQAQFVLMSATLGDVTALAADLSRRTGRETATVTGVERPVPLHFYYELTPIHETVDDLLTTGQAPIYVVHFSQAAAMERAQALSSMKIATREQRDQIAELIGEFRFTTAFGKTLSKFLRAGIGVHHAGMLPKYRRLVEQLAQRGMLRVICGTDTLGVGINVPIRTVLLTALTKFDGTRMRQLNAREFHQIAGRAGRAGFDTAGTVVAQAPEHETENAALIRKAGDDPKKKRKIIRKKAPDGFVSWGEPSFRKLIDAEPETLTSHMQITSAMILNVIGRGGDVFANMRALVYDNHEPRARQRMLALRALGIYRTLRESGIVEQSEPRSLSLSKGREPEISLTVDLQPNFALNQPLSPFALAAFELLDPDAATFALDMISIVEATLDDPRAVLSQQEFLARGDAVAEMKREGIEYDERMELLEQITYPKPLEELLGATFETYSAAQPWIRDFELRPKAVVRDMYERAMSFGEYVAYYKIARSEGVVLRYLSDAYRAASQTIPEDLKNEDLRDLIEWLGELVRQVDSSLLDEWEELRAGTDNGVVDLDALKAAEHVQEPIVPPAPKRLTSNVRAFRILVRNELFRRVQLAAREDVDALAALDPTFGSDGWNDALDAYFAEHDDILTGPDARSSKLLLLTEGSATWTVRQIIDDPAGDHDWGIAATIDLAASDEAGEAVVTVTGVDRL, from the coding sequence ATGACTTCCTCCGCGCGCCTCGATCCGACCTCCCTGCGCGACGCCTCGGGGGCAGTCGACCCGGATGCCGTCTACACGGCGTTCGTGGAATGGGCAGAGGCCACCGGCATCCGCCTGTACCCGGCGCAGGACGAGGCGGTCATCGAGATCGTCTCGGGTCAGAACCTGATCCTGTCGACGCCGACCGGCACCGGGAAGTCGCTCGTCGCCGTCGGTGCGCACTTCGCCGCGCTCGTCGAGGGCCGCCGAAGCTATTACACCGCGCCGATCAAGGCCCTCGTGAGCGAGAAGTTCTTCGCGCTCGTCGACACCTTCGGGCCCGAGAACGTCGGCATGATCACGGGTGATTCGTCGGTGAACGCGGATGCTCCGATCATCTGCTGCACGGCCGAGATCCTCGCCAACCTCGCTCTGCGCCAGGGACCTTCGGCTGACGTCGGGCAGGTCGTGATGGATGAGTTCCACTTCTACGCCGACCCGGATCGCGGGTGGGCGTGGCAGGTTCCGCTGCTCACGTTGCCGCAGGCGCAGTTCGTCCTGATGTCGGCGACCCTGGGCGATGTGACCGCGCTGGCGGCAGACCTGAGTCGGCGCACCGGCCGCGAGACAGCGACCGTGACGGGCGTCGAACGTCCGGTGCCGCTGCACTTCTACTACGAGCTCACCCCGATCCATGAGACGGTCGACGACCTGCTGACGACTGGCCAGGCGCCGATCTACGTCGTGCACTTCTCGCAGGCCGCAGCCATGGAGCGCGCGCAGGCGTTGTCGAGCATGAAGATCGCGACCCGCGAGCAGCGCGATCAGATCGCCGAGCTCATCGGAGAGTTCCGCTTCACGACGGCGTTCGGCAAGACGCTCTCGAAGTTCCTGCGCGCGGGCATCGGAGTGCATCACGCCGGCATGCTGCCCAAATATCGGCGGCTCGTCGAACAGCTCGCTCAGCGCGGGATGCTGCGCGTGATCTGCGGAACCGACACGCTCGGCGTCGGCATCAACGTGCCGATCCGCACCGTGCTGCTCACGGCACTGACGAAGTTCGACGGCACGCGCATGCGGCAGCTGAACGCCCGTGAGTTCCATCAGATCGCCGGACGTGCGGGCCGCGCCGGCTTCGACACGGCCGGCACCGTGGTCGCACAGGCGCCGGAGCATGAGACCGAGAACGCCGCGCTGATCCGCAAGGCCGGCGATGACCCGAAGAAGAAGCGCAAGATCATCCGCAAGAAGGCGCCGGACGGCTTCGTGTCGTGGGGTGAGCCCTCGTTCCGCAAGCTGATCGACGCCGAGCCGGAGACGCTGACCTCGCACATGCAGATCACGAGCGCGATGATACTCAACGTCATCGGTCGCGGCGGAGACGTGTTCGCGAATATGCGCGCGCTGGTATATGACAATCACGAGCCGCGGGCAAGGCAACGGATGCTGGCGCTGCGGGCGCTGGGAATCTATCGGACGCTGCGGGAATCGGGGATCGTCGAGCAGTCGGAGCCTCGCTCCCTGAGCCTGTCGAAGGGGCGAGAGCCAGAGATCAGCCTCACCGTCGATCTGCAGCCGAACTTCGCGTTGAACCAGCCGCTGTCGCCTTTCGCTCTCGCCGCGTTCGAGCTGCTGGATCCGGATGCCGCGACCTTCGCGCTCGACATGATCTCGATCGTCGAGGCGACGCTCGACGATCCGCGCGCGGTGCTGAGCCAGCAGGAGTTCCTCGCCCGCGGCGACGCGGTCGCCGAGATGAAACGCGAGGGCATCGAGTACGACGAACGCATGGAGCTGCTCGAGCAGATCACGTATCCGAAGCCGCTCGAAGAGCTGCTGGGCGCGACGTTCGAGACGTACAGCGCGGCGCAGCCGTGGATCCGCGACTTCGAGCTGCGGCCGAAGGCCGTCGTTCGCGACATGTACGAGCGAGCCATGTCGTTCGGGGAATATGTCGCGTATTACAAGATCGCACGGTCAGAGGGAGTGGTGCTGCGGTACTTGTCGGACGCGTATCGCGCGGCGTCGCAGACCATCCCGGAGGATCTGAAGAACGAGGATCTGCGTGACCTCATCGAGTGGCTCGGAGAGCTCGTCCGCCAGGTCGACTCCTCGCTCTTGGATGAGTGGGAGGAGCTGCGGGCCGGCACCGACAACGGCGTCGTCGATCTGGATGCTCTCAAGGCCGCCGAGCACGTCCAGGAGCCGATCGTGCCGCCCGCGCCGAAGCGTCTCACGAGCAATGTGCGCGCGTTCCGCATCCTGGTGCGCAACGAACTGTTCCGCCGGGTGCAGCTCGCCGCCCGCGAAGACGTCGACGCCCTGGCGGCGCTCGATCCCACGTTCGGCTCCGACGGGTGGAACGACGCCCTCGACGCCTACTTCGCCGAGCACGATGACATCCTCACCGGCCCGGACGCCCGCAGTTCGAAACTCCTGCTGCTGACCGAGGGTTCCGCGACCTGGACCGTGCGGCAGATCATCGATGACCCCGCCGGTGACCACGACTGGGGCATCGCCGCGACGATCGACCTCGCAGCATCGGACGAGGCGGGTGAAGCCGTCGTGACGGTGACCGGGGTGGACCGGCTCTGA
- a CDS encoding DDE-type integrase/transposase/recombinase — protein MENDLVAELAWITGSQRQALELTGVSRSTWHYRQHPRDRVADPIPQTERAYQSRISEPDREKITEHILSGWAGQNSVDHAFASAWDQGIMLGSRRTWWRIAAEIEDQMLRPKVPARKERTAPRNKPVLKATGPGQVWTWDISDLYSPWRGVVFKAYKITDIFSREIVGWRVEDREADHLAVEMFAQAIAMHGTPCIVHADNGAAMKSNLLRDFLKEQHGTELSHSRPYVSDDNPFSEAGFRTMKYRPGYPKVFADLDSARAYLGEYVPWYNQEHKHSGIALFSPSQVHDGSWREAWQTREHALQRYFEAHPERFRARPSTPTPAGTVGINLPNEKPQNKAA, from the coding sequence ATGGAGAACGACCTCGTGGCGGAGTTGGCCTGGATCACCGGATCCCAGCGGCAGGCGCTGGAGCTGACGGGGGTGTCCCGGTCGACGTGGCACTACCGGCAGCACCCGCGGGACCGGGTCGCCGATCCGATCCCGCAGACCGAGCGGGCGTACCAGTCGCGGATCAGCGAGCCGGACCGGGAGAAGATCACCGAGCACATCCTGTCCGGGTGGGCGGGACAGAACTCCGTCGATCACGCGTTCGCCTCGGCATGGGACCAAGGGATCATGCTCGGCTCCCGCCGCACCTGGTGGCGGATCGCAGCGGAGATCGAGGACCAGATGCTGCGCCCGAAGGTCCCGGCTCGTAAGGAGCGCACGGCGCCGCGGAACAAACCCGTGCTGAAGGCGACCGGCCCCGGGCAGGTTTGGACGTGGGATATCAGTGACCTGTACTCGCCGTGGCGTGGGGTGGTGTTCAAGGCGTACAAGATCACCGACATCTTCTCCCGTGAGATCGTCGGATGGCGGGTCGAGGACCGTGAGGCCGACCACCTCGCCGTCGAGATGTTCGCGCAGGCGATCGCCATGCACGGCACGCCGTGCATCGTGCACGCCGACAACGGCGCCGCGATGAAATCGAACCTGCTGCGAGACTTCCTGAAAGAGCAGCACGGCACTGAACTGTCACACAGCCGGCCGTACGTGTCCGATGACAACCCCTTCAGCGAGGCGGGATTCCGGACCATGAAGTACCGGCCGGGCTACCCGAAAGTCTTCGCCGACCTCGACTCCGCCAGGGCATATCTCGGCGAGTACGTGCCCTGGTACAACCAGGAGCACAAGCACTCCGGTATCGCGTTGTTCTCCCCGTCCCAGGTCCACGATGGATCCTGGCGCGAGGCCTGGCAGACACGCGAACACGCCCTGCAACGCTACTTCGAGGCGCACCCGGAACGCTTCCGCGCCCGCCCGAGCACACCCACACCCGCTGGCACGGTCGGGATCAACCTGCCCAACGAGAAACCACAAAACAAGGCCGCGTGA
- a CDS encoding SDR family NAD(P)-dependent oxidoreductase: protein MTDAPAADTSDFGDGLDPADLETVLRVLASMDQLDEQHPDYVAVRRATAAMFKAVKRVRRKEIRDAIAQADKAVVANTATGAPDRIDDETRGNDLKTTVDAPIAGELLKPRNCYICKQPYTLVDAFYHQLCPDCARFSHGKRNARTDLNGKRALLTGGRAKIGMHIALRLLRDGAHTTITTRFPRDAVRRFSSLPDSADWLHRLRVVGIDLRDPAQVIALADSVAAQGPLDILINNAAQTVRRSPGAYSLLADAEMQPLPDGPLPEMETFGHTVDPHPQALQASVDSNPLLSVAALGGTVAEQGGQALTAEDLARLAMAPGSSSLEKHADGSAIDAGGLVPDINRVNSWVQSVEQVDPLEMLEVQLANTTAPFLLISRLRASMAASDAHRKYVVNVSAMEGQFSRRYKGPGHPHTNMAKAALNMLTRTSAGEMLETDGILMTAVDTGWITDERPHHTKVRLAEEGFHAPLDLVDGAARVYDPIVQGEAGVDVHGVFLKDYKPNPW from the coding sequence ATGACCGATGCGCCAGCTGCCGACACCTCCGACTTCGGCGACGGCCTCGACCCGGCTGATCTCGAGACCGTGCTGCGCGTGCTCGCATCCATGGATCAGCTCGATGAGCAGCATCCCGATTACGTCGCCGTCCGTCGCGCGACCGCCGCGATGTTCAAGGCCGTCAAACGCGTGCGCCGCAAAGAGATCCGTGACGCGATCGCCCAAGCCGACAAGGCCGTCGTCGCCAACACGGCGACTGGCGCACCAGACCGCATCGACGACGAGACGCGCGGCAACGACCTGAAGACGACCGTGGACGCCCCGATCGCGGGCGAGCTGCTCAAGCCGCGCAACTGCTACATCTGCAAGCAGCCGTACACGCTCGTCGACGCTTTCTACCACCAGCTCTGCCCCGACTGCGCGCGCTTCAGCCACGGCAAGCGCAATGCCCGCACCGACCTGAACGGCAAGCGCGCGCTGCTCACCGGCGGCCGCGCGAAGATCGGCATGCACATCGCCCTGCGCCTGCTGCGCGACGGCGCCCACACGACCATCACCACGCGCTTCCCGCGCGACGCCGTTCGGCGGTTCTCGTCCCTGCCGGACTCGGCCGACTGGCTGCACCGGCTGCGCGTGGTCGGCATCGACCTGCGCGATCCGGCTCAGGTGATCGCGCTCGCCGATTCGGTCGCGGCCCAGGGGCCGCTCGACATCCTCATCAACAATGCCGCGCAGACCGTCAGGCGCTCGCCGGGTGCGTACTCTCTGCTGGCGGATGCTGAGATGCAGCCGCTGCCGGACGGACCGCTGCCCGAGATGGAGACGTTCGGGCACACGGTCGATCCGCACCCGCAGGCGCTGCAGGCATCCGTCGACTCCAACCCGCTGCTGTCCGTGGCTGCCCTCGGCGGCACTGTGGCGGAGCAGGGCGGCCAGGCGCTGACGGCCGAAGACCTCGCCAGGCTCGCGATGGCGCCGGGGTCGTCGTCACTGGAGAAGCACGCCGACGGAAGCGCGATCGATGCCGGGGGCCTCGTCCCCGACATCAACCGCGTCAACAGCTGGGTGCAGTCGGTCGAGCAGGTCGATCCGCTCGAGATGCTCGAGGTGCAGCTCGCGAACACCACAGCACCGTTCCTGCTCATCAGCCGGCTGCGGGCGTCGATGGCCGCGTCGGACGCGCACCGCAAATACGTCGTGAACGTCTCGGCGATGGAAGGCCAGTTCTCCCGCCGCTACAAGGGTCCGGGGCATCCGCACACCAACATGGCCAAGGCCGCGCTGAACATGCTCACGCGCACCAGCGCGGGCGAGATGCTCGAGACCGACGGCATCCTGATGACCGCTGTCGATACCGGCTGGATCACGGATGAGCGCCCGCACCACACAAAGGTGCGCCTGGCCGAGGAGGGCTTCCACGCCCCGCTCGACCTCGTCGACGGCGCCGCACGCGTGTACGACCCGATCGTGCAGGGCGAGGCGGGGGTCGACGTGCACGGAGTGTTCCTGAAGGACTACAAGCCGAACCCGTGGTGA
- a CDS encoding acetyl-CoA C-acetyltransferase — MPEAVIVATARSPIGRAGKGSLKDMRPDDLAAHIVGAALGKVPELNPKDVKDLMLGCGLPGGEQGSNLGRTVAVMLGYDHLPGVTVTRYCASSLQTTRMAFHAIRSGEGDVFISAGVETVSRFSKGTSDFIPGQDLSNPFFRGAQSRTSERSEAGALMWRDPREDSEVPDIYIAMGQTAENVQQVIGMSREEQDLFAVRSQNLAEAQIASGFWAREITPVTLPDGSIVSHDDGPRPGVTLEAVSQLQPVFRPDGTVTAGNACALNDGAAALVVMSDLKAKDLGLVPLARIVSTSVTAMSPEVMGLAPVTAIPAALANAGMKLEDIDLFEINEAFAVQALGSAQRLGIPLDSLNVNGGAIAVGHPFGMTGARITTTLINSLQWHDKQFGVESMCVAGGMGMAMVIERLS, encoded by the coding sequence ATGCCGGAAGCAGTCATTGTTGCAACAGCCCGGTCCCCCATTGGGCGGGCCGGCAAGGGGTCTCTTAAGGACATGCGCCCCGACGACCTCGCCGCCCATATCGTGGGCGCGGCCCTGGGCAAGGTTCCGGAGCTGAACCCGAAGGACGTCAAGGATCTAATGCTCGGATGCGGGCTTCCTGGAGGTGAACAAGGATCTAACCTCGGGCGAACCGTGGCGGTGATGCTCGGTTATGACCACCTCCCGGGTGTAACAGTGACCCGGTATTGCGCATCGTCGCTGCAGACGACTCGAATGGCTTTCCACGCGATCCGCTCCGGAGAGGGCGACGTATTCATTTCTGCAGGAGTAGAAACGGTCAGCCGCTTCTCTAAAGGAACCTCCGATTTCATCCCCGGCCAGGATCTGAGCAACCCGTTCTTTCGCGGTGCCCAGTCCCGCACCTCGGAGCGGTCCGAGGCTGGCGCGCTAATGTGGCGGGACCCCCGGGAGGACTCTGAGGTGCCCGACATTTATATTGCCATGGGGCAGACAGCCGAGAATGTACAGCAGGTGATTGGGATGTCGCGGGAAGAGCAGGACCTTTTCGCGGTGCGCAGTCAGAATCTTGCCGAAGCGCAGATAGCCTCAGGATTCTGGGCTCGAGAAATTACTCCCGTGACTCTCCCCGATGGCTCGATAGTCTCCCATGACGACGGCCCTCGACCTGGTGTCACTCTTGAAGCGGTCAGCCAACTTCAGCCGGTATTCCGCCCGGACGGTACGGTGACGGCGGGAAACGCGTGCGCCCTCAACGATGGCGCAGCGGCCCTCGTCGTGATGAGCGACCTGAAGGCAAAGGACCTAGGTCTGGTACCACTGGCGCGGATAGTGTCCACGTCGGTGACCGCAATGTCACCAGAGGTCATGGGTCTGGCTCCGGTTACGGCGATCCCAGCGGCGTTAGCCAATGCCGGGATGAAACTCGAGGACATCGACCTTTTCGAGATCAACGAGGCATTCGCGGTGCAGGCTCTCGGCTCAGCCCAGCGTCTCGGTATTCCTCTTGATTCGTTAAACGTCAATGGCGGCGCGATCGCCGTCGGGCACCCGTTCGGTATGACTGGGGCGAGGATCACTACAACCTTGATCAACTCACTTCAGTGGCACGACAAGCAATTTGGCGTCGAGTCAATGTGCGTTGCGGGCGGTATGGGGATGGCCATGGTGATTGAACGCTTGTCGTGA